A region of Arabidopsis thaliana chromosome 5, partial sequence DNA encodes the following proteins:
- a CDS encoding Chaperone DnaJ-domain superfamily protein (Chaperone DnaJ-domain superfamily protein; FUNCTIONS IN: heat shock protein binding; INVOLVED IN: protein folding, response to salt stress; LOCATED IN: cellular_component unknown; CONTAINS InterPro DOMAIN/s: Molecular chaperone, heat shock protein, Hsp40, DnaJ (InterPro:IPR015609), Heat shock protein DnaJ, N-terminal (InterPro:IPR001623); BEST Arabidopsis thaliana protein match is: Chaperone DnaJ-domain superfamily protein (TAIR:AT5G64360.4); Has 1282 Blast hits to 1251 proteins in 383 species: Archae - 9; Bacteria - 571; Metazoa - 120; Fungi - 74; Plants - 470; Viruses - 0; Other Eukaryotes - 38 (source: NCBI BLink).), with amino-acid sequence MVSDGGGENNRAEADQLLATSEKLLASSDFHGAKTFAIRACEADPSRTDAADYILAIADTLLAGETTIGDSKVPDWYAVLRISRLTQSPEHVATQYRRLTLLLKLNINRLPFADQALKLVSDAWYVLSDPPRKSIYDRELQLSQTGQSEKFQDSPLQSQAETLENPTATSFWTACPYCFSLFEYPKGYEECTLRCQQCRKAFEAVKTQTPPVESNGEGVYFGSWAMFPVGLTSHPNTSNWSPISHLSVCTGQSSSDQQSNLKATPRNDDVDIYIAISDDD; translated from the coding sequence ATGGTAAGCGACGGCGGCGGCGAGAATAACAGAGCGGAGGCAGATCAGTTGCTTGCTACATCGGAGAAGCTCTTGGCTTCAAGTGACTTTCATGGAGCAAAGACATTTGCGATCCGTGCATGCGAAGCTGACCCATCCCGAACAGACGCAGCTGACTATATCCTCGCCATCGCCGACACTCTCCTCGCCGGAGAAACTACAATCGGAGATTCCAAAGTACCAGACTGGTACGCGGTACTTCGAATCAGCCGCCTAACCCAAAGCCCTGAACACGTCGCGACTCAGTACCGTAGACTCACTCTTCTCCTCAAACTCAATATCAATCGTCTTCCTTTCGCCGATCAAGCGCTTAAACTCGTCTCCGATGCTTGGTATGTCCTCTCTGATCCTCCAAGGAAATCAATTTACGATCGAGAGTTGCAGCTGAGTCAAACTGGTCAATCGGAGAAATTTCAAGATTCGCCATTGCAGAGCCAAGCTGAGACCTTGGAGAATCCTACAGCTACAAGCTTTTGGACCGCTTGTCCTTACTGCTTTTCACTTTTTGAGTACCCAAAGGGTTACGAGGAATGCACATTGAGGTGTCAGCAGTGTAGGAAAGCGTTTGAAGCGGTTAAAACGCAAACGCCACCTGTGGAGAGTAATGGTGAAGGCGTTTACTTTGGTTCTTGGGCTATGTTCCCTGTAGGATTAACAAGTCATCCTAACACCTCTAATTGGTCGCCAATCTCACATCTTTCCGTCTGCACAGGGCAAAGTTCATCTGATCAGCAATCAAATTTGAAGGCTACTCCAAGAAACGATGATGTTGACATATATATTGCAATTTCTGATGATGATTAA